A segment of the Chitinophagaceae bacterium genome:
TGAATTATTTTCTTTCAATTTTTCCATCAAGACCGTATTCGAGCGCTTGAAATTGTGAAACTTTTTAAAATCTTCAGTTGACTCGCTGTAAGACCTTCCTGAACCGGTTAAGCTCGGACTGGCATTACCATGATCTGTAGTGATAATAACTAAAGTTTCCTTATCTTTTTCTGCGAAATCCACAGCTACTTTAATTGCATCATCTAAAGCCACCTGATCGTAAATTAAACCGCCAATATCATTTGAATGAGCAGCATGGTCTACTCTTCCACCTTCGACCTGAAGAATGAAACCATTTTTATTTTTTGATAATTTTTGAATGGCAGTATCTGTGAGTTCTGCTAATGTAGGCACCTTTGTAAGTAGCTCTTCATCATTTATATGATCCAAAGTATATGGCAAATGGGATTCTGTGAACGCCCCCATGATTGGCTTATCATCCATAGGCAAGCCCATCATTTCTTCTTTTGTCTGAACAAAGTGGTAGCCTTTGTTTTTAAATTCAGCAACCATATCTCTGCCATCTTCTCTTTTATCTGCAAGGAAGTGC
Coding sequences within it:
- a CDS encoding alkaline phosphatase codes for the protein GTEGQAFKPINKWFKEAGKSAGCVTTTRITHATPASFAISVTERWLEDKIAEKYLEEAYDVMLGGGIEHFLADKREDGRDMVAEFKNKGYHFVQTKEEMMGLPMDDKPIMGAFTESHLPYTLDHINDEELLTKVPTLAELTDTAIQKLSKNKNGFILQVEGGRVDHAAHSNDIGGLIYDQVALDDAIKVAVDFAEKDKETLVIITTDHGNASPSLTGSGRSYSESTEDFKKFHNFKRSNTVLMEKLKENNSSSYIKELISDATGIELDAKEIEIIQKATYESFYQDVVRNQRSLIVALSDVIGKHLAVTWANTHHTSDFTELAAMGPGSERLGGFVRNTELFQLMTSAAGVETNVPSFAEATG